One Desulforhopalus sp. DNA segment encodes these proteins:
- the kdpB gene encoding potassium-transporting ATPase subunit KdpB: MARRTPARVSIFERRILLTALADALKKLNPRALWRNPVMLAVEAASTITLVAFILSLFGVNEEPAWFSGLVSLWLWLTVIFATFAESLAEGRGKARAASLRKARVDVQAKLLKRPEFDSPYEIVAAAQLRKDHHILVEAHDIIAGDGEIITGAALVNEAAVTGESAPVVREAGGDRSAVTGGTTVLANAIIVRITANPGETFLDRMISLIEGAKRRKTPNEVALDVLLISLTAVFLLVCANISPLSLYSVRVTGQGEPVSLTVLVALFVCLAPTTIAALLPAIGIAGMDRLFQKNVIALSGHAIEAAGDVNVLLLDKTGTITLGNREAVEFIPVGGYRERDLAEAALLASLADETPEGRSIVTLARKKYGLHELVLPADGKGIAFNADTRLSGVDIHGRQYRKGAVDSAISFVKGLGAKTIPSGLADITDRVARAGSTPLVVTCDKEIFGVVNLKDIIKGGIKERFQQLRNMGIKTVMITGDNPLTAAAIAAEAQVDDFLAQARPEDKLRLIRQYQEAGQMVAMTGDGTNDAPALAQADVAVAMNTGTQAAKEAANIIDLDSNPTKLLDIVLVGKQILMTRGNLTTFSIANDIAKYFAIVPAMLLATYPQLSALNVMGLASPMSAILSAVIFNALIIPLLVPLALYGSTVRPMSAERILIYNLLLYGLGGMIVPFIGIKAIDLILAMVL, from the coding sequence ATGGCCAGACGAACCCCTGCAAGGGTCTCCATCTTCGAGAGGCGGATTCTCCTCACGGCCCTCGCCGACGCCTTGAAAAAGCTCAATCCCCGCGCTCTATGGCGCAATCCGGTGATGCTCGCCGTGGAAGCTGCCAGTACCATCACCCTGGTGGCGTTTATCCTGTCGCTCTTCGGTGTCAATGAAGAACCGGCCTGGTTCTCCGGGCTGGTGTCGCTGTGGCTGTGGTTGACGGTGATCTTCGCCACCTTTGCCGAGAGTCTTGCCGAGGGGCGCGGCAAGGCCCGTGCCGCCAGCCTGCGCAAGGCCCGCGTCGATGTCCAGGCAAAACTCCTCAAGAGGCCGGAGTTCGACAGCCCCTATGAGATCGTGGCCGCCGCACAGCTGCGCAAGGACCACCACATCCTGGTTGAGGCCCATGATATCATCGCCGGCGATGGCGAGATCATCACCGGCGCCGCCCTGGTCAACGAGGCGGCGGTAACCGGCGAATCGGCGCCGGTGGTGCGGGAAGCGGGTGGCGACCGCAGCGCCGTCACCGGCGGCACGACGGTACTTGCCAATGCGATCATCGTCAGGATCACCGCCAATCCCGGCGAGACCTTCCTCGACAGGATGATCTCGCTCATCGAAGGCGCCAAGCGGCGCAAGACCCCCAATGAGGTTGCCCTCGACGTGCTGCTGATCTCCCTGACCGCGGTCTTTCTCCTGGTCTGCGCCAACATCAGCCCGCTGTCGCTGTACAGCGTACGGGTGACGGGACAAGGCGAGCCGGTGTCGCTGACCGTCCTCGTCGCCCTCTTCGTCTGCCTGGCGCCAACCACCATCGCCGCCCTCCTCCCGGCCATCGGCATCGCCGGCATGGATCGGCTTTTCCAGAAGAATGTCATCGCCCTGTCGGGACACGCCATAGAGGCGGCGGGCGACGTCAACGTCCTGCTCCTCGACAAGACCGGCACCATCACCCTCGGTAACCGCGAGGCGGTGGAGTTTATCCCGGTGGGCGGCTACCGCGAACGGGACCTGGCCGAGGCGGCGCTCCTTGCCTCGCTTGCCGATGAGACACCCGAGGGCAGGAGCATCGTCACCCTCGCCCGGAAAAAATACGGGCTGCATGAACTCGTCCTCCCGGCCGATGGCAAGGGCATTGCCTTCAACGCCGACACCCGCCTGTCCGGCGTCGATATTCACGGACGGCAGTACCGCAAGGGTGCCGTCGACTCGGCGATATCCTTTGTCAAGGGCCTTGGCGCAAAGACAATTCCGAGCGGCCTAGCGGACATCACCGACCGGGTGGCCCGGGCCGGCTCGACCCCCCTGGTGGTCACTTGCGACAAGGAGATTTTCGGGGTCGTCAACCTGAAAGACATCATCAAGGGTGGCATAAAGGAGCGGTTCCAGCAGCTGCGCAACATGGGCATCAAGACGGTGATGATCACCGGCGACAACCCGCTGACCGCCGCGGCCATCGCCGCCGAGGCCCAGGTCGATGACTTCCTCGCCCAGGCAAGACCGGAGGATAAGCTGCGCCTCATCCGCCAGTATCAGGAGGCGGGCCAGATGGTGGCCATGACCGGCGACGGTACCAACGACGCCCCGGCCCTTGCCCAGGCGGACGTGGCGGTGGCGATGAACACCGGCACCCAGGCGGCAAAGGAGGCGGCCAATATCATCGACCTCGACAGCAATCCGACCAAGCTCCTCGACATCGTCCTCGTCGGCAAGCAGATCCTCATGACCCGCGGCAATCTCACCACCTTCAGCATCGCCAACGATATCGCCAAGTACTTTGCCATCGTCCCGGCCATGCTGCTTGCCACCTATCCGCAGCTGAGCGCCCTGAACGTTATGGGGCTTGCCAGTCCGATGAGCGCCATTTTGTCGGCAGTCATTTTCAACGCCCTCATCATCCCCCTGCTGGTGCCGCTGGCGCTCTACGGCAGCACCGTCCGGCCGATGTCGGCCGAGAGAATACTCATCTATAATCTGTTGTTGTACGGGCTTGGCGGCATGATTGTGCCGTTTATCGGCATCAAGGCCATCGATTTAATCCTGGCAATGGTGCTATAA